The sequence below is a genomic window from Acetivibrio clariflavus DSM 19732.
TCTAAAAGCTTCTTCTCCACTAATTCTGATTATACCTATTCCACCGTTTCCATGCGGCGTAGAAATGGCTGCAATTGTATCTTGACTGTACAGCATAATAATCCTCCAGGTTTATGGAAATAAATCGTTCACACATTCAACACAGTATTATGATGTTAAAAAATGGCCCAAGAATTAATTCTCCTGAACCACAAAAACAGTCAATAATAAAATATTTTTAAGGTATTCCATTAGTTATTTATAACTTAAATAATTTAGAAAACATTGGGTGTATAACTTATTAAAGCTCTATTTAAGTGTTATTATTACTTTTCTATTAGGCTCTTCTCCAACACTATAAGTTTCAACATATTTGTGATCCTGAAGAGAAGAATGTATTACTCTTCTTTCATATGGATTCATTGGCTCTAAGACAATATTTTTTTTGTATTTGACCACTCTATCAGCTAGTTTGTTAGCAAGTTTAACCAATGTTTCTTCTCTTTTTTTCCTGTAATTTTCAATATCTATTATAACTCTCTTATAATTTTCCCTATTCTTATTAACAACAAGGCTTGTTAAATACTGAAGAGCATCTAAAGTTTCGCCTCTTCTTCCAATAGCAATACCTATATCATCTCCATTTACTTTAAGGAGTATGGTATCTTCATCTTCTTCAACCGTAATCTCGGCATCAACCTTCATTTTTTCCAACACACTGGCCAAAAATTCCTTTGCTTTATCCGAACATGTTTCTTTGACAGTAACTCTAACTTTCGCCACTTTATTGCCAATCAAGCCGAAAATACCCTTTGATCCTTCTTCTAAAACTTCTATATCAACACTGTTTATATCGCACTGCAATTCTTCTAAGGCCAGATCAATAGCTTCTTGTACGGTTTTCCCTGTTTTTTCAACGAAATTTGCCATTTAACCTTCCTTAACCTCCTTTTTATTCACAATGTACTTATTTATATACAACTGCTGAAATATCTGAAACACAT
It includes:
- the jag gene encoding RNA-binding cell elongation regulator Jag/EloR, coding for MANFVEKTGKTVQEAIDLALEELQCDINSVDIEVLEEGSKGIFGLIGNKVAKVRVTVKETCSDKAKEFLASVLEKMKVDAEITVEEDEDTILLKVNGDDIGIAIGRRGETLDALQYLTSLVVNKNRENYKRVIIDIENYRKKREETLVKLANKLADRVVKYKKNIVLEPMNPYERRVIHSSLQDHKYVETYSVGEEPNRKVIITLK